The segment CAATATATCCGGTTTTTGCATATACATTATTCTTGTAGGGAGCAGAAACCATTCTGCGCCGAAGTCCGCCATCTACCCCTGATACAGGCAATGAATCAAAAAATACTTCTCCATGAGGATGTTTCATCATGTAGGCCAGGAGAGAGGTTATCATTCCTGGCGAAAGTCTGTTGCCTCTCGATAAACCGGACCCATCCTCAATCTGATACGCATCCTGCGGCACCCCCAGTTTTCTGTTCATAAAAATATGTATTACCTCAATTCCCGATGCTGCATCCCCGCTACCCCGAATCTGTGACCCTAAAGTTTTTAGTATCTGTTCAGCATAAAAATTCTGGCTGCGCTTATTCGTTACCAAAATGGATTGTCCCATGGTAGAAGTAGTGTGCGTAATCTTTTCCCCTGATGAGGAACCGGTACTATCATTAGCATGAATTAACCTGGCTTTTCCCTGTACCGTAATGCCATTTTTTTTTAACACCTCTTTAAAGACCGTGGCGAGATACAGAGGGGGTTCATGCACACTCACCCATTTTTTTCCCGGAGAAGCATTGATCCAGAATTTACCCCTTATAAAGATCCGGTTTGTACCTTGTTCCCGATAGATTGAATATGCATGTTCTTTTTTGTGCGATGTGTAGACACAGGTATTTGTTATAGTAACATAGGATGTATCGGGCTCTAATAAGAACGACACGCGTCTTCCCGGATTTCTTCCCGGAAGCAATGTGATATCCACGCAATTATCGTTAAAGGATAAACCACTGACCGGAGCACAATACCACTCGGACAATTGATTCTTCGGCCAACCGGGTTTAATATAAACACGGTCAAAAACAGAATCATCT is part of the Candidatus Jettenia sp. AMX2 genome and harbors:
- the dacB gene encoding D-alanyl-D-alanine carboxypeptidase/D-alanyl-D-alanine-endopeptidase, producing the protein MLHPLRGENLPGRSCATLWIIVFITLSYSLFARPLYADIVRPNKLYDRIESVLAHPSLKNASYGIHVVSMKDNISLFDYRSDDLFRVASNMKLLTTAAALEYLGPDFEYRTSIETNGKITDSGKLKGDVIIRGSGDPNISGRFYNGNLTAVPESWAMAMKSRGIDKITGDIVADDSVFDRVYIKPGWPKNQLSEWYCAPVSGLSFNDNCVDITLLPGRNPGRRVSFLLEPDTSYVTITNTCVYTSHKKEHAYSIYREQGTNRIFIRGKFWINASPGKKWVSVHEPPLYLATVFKEVLKKNGITVQGKARLIHANDSTGSSSGEKITHTTSTMGQSILVTNKRSQNFYAEQILKTLGSQIRGSGDAASGIEVIHIFMNRKLGVPQDAYQIEDGSGLSRGNRLSPGMITSLLAYMMKHPHGEVFFDSLPVSGVDGGLRRRMVSAPYKNNVYAKTGYIAGTSALSGYINTTGKGLLAFSILINDFHNLSAVRKIQDDICQALIDYYNVNL